In the genome of Quercus robur chromosome 3, dhQueRobu3.1, whole genome shotgun sequence, one region contains:
- the LOC126718751 gene encoding transcription factor PRE6-like, with protein sequence MSSRRSRSRQSGVSSNITDDQITDLVSKLQQLIPEIRNRRSDKVSASKVLQETCNYIRSLHREVDDLSDRLSNLLATTDSDSAQAAIIRSLLM encoded by the exons ATGTCTAGCAGAAGATCCCGTTCGAGGCAGTCAGGTGTTTCTAGCAATATCACTGATGACCAGATCACCGATCTTGTTTCCAAGTTACAACAACTTATCCCTGAGATCCGCAATAGGCGCTCCGACAAG GTATCAGCATCCAAAGTATTGCAAGAGACTTGCAACTATATAAGAAGCTTACACAGGGAAGTGGATGACCTAAGCGACCGTTTGTCCAATCTTTTGGCTACAACAGACTCTGACAGCGCTCAAGCTGCAATAATAAGGAGTTTACTGATGTAA